One genomic region from Chionomys nivalis chromosome 17, mChiNiv1.1, whole genome shotgun sequence encodes:
- the LOC130888711 gene encoding eukaryotic translation initiation factor 1-like: MSAIQNLHSFDPFADASKGDDLLPAGTEDYIHIRIQQRNGRKTLTTVQGIADDYDKKKLVKAYKKKFACNGTVIEHPEYGEVIQLQGDQRKNICQFLIEIGLAKDDQLKVHGF; the protein is encoded by the coding sequence ATGTCCGCTATTCAGAACCTCCACTCTTTCGACCCCTTTGCTGATGCAAGTAAGGGTGATGACCTGCTTCCTGCTGGCACTGAGGATTATATCCATATAAGAATTCAACAGAGAAACGGCAGGAAGACCCTTACCACTGTCCAAGGGATCGCTGATGATTACGATAAAAAGAAACTAGTGAAGGCGTATAAGAAGAAATTTGCCTGCAATGGTACTGTAATTGAGCATCCAGAATATGGAGAAGTAATTCAGCTACAGGGTGACCAGCGCAAGAACATATGCCAGTTCCTAATAGAGATTGGACTGGCTAAGGACGATCAGCTGAAGGTTCATGGGTTTTAA